In the Sus scrofa isolate TJ Tabasco breed Duroc chromosome 7, Sscrofa11.1, whole genome shotgun sequence genome, one interval contains:
- the IL17A gene encoding interleukin-17A precursor (The RefSeq protein has 2 substitutions compared to this genomic sequence), which produces MTPVRSSSLSLLLLLSLVALVKAGIMIPQSPGCPKTEDKNFPQHVRVNLNILNRSTPARRPSDYSKRFTSPWTLQRNEDPERYSSVIWEAKCSHSGCINAEGKEDHHMNSVPIQQEILVLRREPRHCPNSFRLEKVMVTVGCTCVTPIVRHIS; this is translated from the exons ATGACTCCTGTGAGATCCTCGTCCCTG TCActgctgcttctgctgagccTGGTGGCTCTCGTGAAGGCGGGAATCATGATCCCACAAAGTCCAGGATGCCCAAAAACTGAGGACAAGAACTTCCCTCAGCATGTAAGGGTCAACTTGAACATCTTGAACCGGAGCACACCTGCCAGACGGCCCTCAGATTACTCCAAACGCTCCACCTCACCATGGACTCTCCA ACGCAACGAGGACCCCGAGAGGTACCCCTCCGTGATCTGGGAGGCCAAGTGCAGCCACTCGGGCTGTATCAATGCTGAAGGGAAGGAAGATCATCACATGAACTCTGTCCCCATCCAGCAAGAGATCCTGGTCCTGCGAAGGGAGCCTCGCCACTGCCCCAACTCCTTCCGGCTGGAGAaagtgatggtgacagtgggctgcacctgtgtcaccCCCATCGTCCGCCATATTTCTTAA